CTCATCCCTCTTTCCCGGAACCTCTTCCCGTATCGCCAGATTGATGGAATCGATTCCCACGAGGCCGGTCACCTTTGAAAAGGCTCCCATGATGGCTGTATTGACAATCGGGTTCGTCCTTGAACCCAGACCATTTCGGATAGCAATAGAGGTGGCATCGACCGTGGCGATTCGAAAACCCTCCAGATGATGAAACGTCTCGGGAGAATGACTCGAATTAACCAAAATCCATCCATTCGGTTTCAATCCTGAGGTAACATCTACTGCTTTGACCAGGGTCGGGTCCAGAACGATGATATGATCGGGTTCATAGATGTTGATCCTCAACTGAATGGGTTGCTGATCAACTCTAAGAAAGGCCATCACGGGAGCTCCCCGCCTCTCCACCCCGAAGGCAGGAAAAGACTGGACATAAAACCCCTCATGGAAAAAGGCAACGGCGAGCACCTTGGATGCCACCTGAGCTCCCTGCCCACCCCTTCCATGAAATCGGACTTCGATCATTCCCTTCTCCAATGAATTCAATTATTCTATAATATATCTATTACCACGGGACAAGAAAAAATTTTTCTCCGAAGGAAAGAGCATGGCTTGACAACACACAAAAAAAGATTTGACACAAGCTTAAAGAGCTGCTATAAGTTTTATGGCATATTGAATGGTGTATACAATGTACGATATTCCGCCCTCGTCAAAAAAACCGGACGCCTCAACGACTTCGATTGACCACGTTGTCTATGCAAAAACACAGTCAGCTAAGGAACCAATGCCGCCGAGAGCAGAAATGGAATCTGGAATCGACAGTATCGATAACTTAGTGGGTCCGAGAGGCACCACAGATCAGGTAATGGGACGCATCCGCGATGCAATCATCTCGGGCAGGATCTCTCCGGGAACTTGGCTGCGCGAGGCTCAACTGGCCACTCGTCTCGGCGTGAGCCGCATCCCAGTTCGGGAGGCGTTGGCACGCCTCGAAGCAGAGGAGTTGGTCGAGCGCGTGCCCTACCGGGGCACGAGGGTATTGCGCCTTACCGTGGAACGGGTGATAGAGTCATTCATGCTGCGCTCACTCCTCGAGGGCTTCGCCACAAAGCTGGCTACCCTGCATATTAGGCCTGAAGAGATCACCAGGCTGAGGAGTCTGGTCACACAATTGGAGGAGTGCGCCAGGCCCGGTCGCCACGAGGATGTCGCCCCCCTCCACCGCGAAATCCATTCCATCATCTACAACCGATGTGGATCTGCGAAGCTGATACGCTGGATCAACGAACTCTACAACCAGTTTCCCAAGAACCTGCGCCGCACTACTCGCTTCGAAGAGCCACCGAAAGAATACCGGCGCATCGTGGACGCAATCGAGGCGAGGGATGCCGAGCTGGCGGGCAAGCTGATGAGCGAACATCTCGAAAATGGCCGGCCAGCGGCTGTCAAGCATTACACCGATACACTCTTGGGGTGAGAAGAAGAGGAATTCATCTTAACGAACTTGCAATCTCAGGCGTATTCGACCTGAATTCTTTCGGAGGTAGGACATGCGACCCAACAAAGTCAAGCGAGCTCTCATGAACGGCGAGGTCCAGATCGGCACCTGGGTCAACGTCCTTCGCACCCCTCAGATTGCCCAGATGCTGGCCACGGCTGGCTTCGACTTTATGTACATTGACATGGAACACTCAACCCTCTCCATCGAAACAGTTGGCGACCTCTGCTATGCCGCCCTGGCGGCAGGGCTGGTCCCCATCGTCAGGCCCCCGGCCAAGGAGCACCATCTGCTCAGCAGGCCATTGGATGGCGGCGCTATGGGTTTGCTAATCCCCCACGTGGACACGCGGGAAGAGGCGGAGGCCGTGATCAAGGCCGTCCGCTTCCCGCCATTAGGCGAGAGAGGAGTGAACCTGATGGGGGTTCACACCGATTTTGGCAGGGCAAACGGCGATGAGTACATCAAATCCACCCACGCCGAGACCCTCCTGCTGGTGCAGATTGAAAGTGACAGAGGGATCGGCAACCTGGATAAGATCCTTTCGGTGGACGGTGTGGATGGTGCTGTTATCGGCCGGGCCGATCTCTCCACTGATCTCGGCCTACCGGGACAGACTAACCATCCGGAGGTAGTCCGGCGCGTTGAGATGATGATCGCAGCCTGCCAACGCCACAGAAAGATCCCCGGCCTCCTCGTGCAAGACGTAGCCTCGGCCAAGGAATGGATCGCCAAGGGGATCCGGCTTGTCCCCTACGCCAACGAGGTGAGCCTCCTGATCAATGCTGGCGCACGAGCTGTCGACGAGATCCGCAGCTTCGCGAAGGGGAACCGATGAGGAAATTACCATTCCCATCTCTGGGATTCAGAAGGATGATATGGCGAAGAAGCCTGTAGTGTTGTGCATGGACCTGTTGCCGTCTGCCATGCGTGAATTGATAGTCGGCCAGAAGCCGGAAGGCCTGGACCTTGTTTTTGTAGAGACCTCAAGCCAAGAGGAGCAAGTCGCGAAAGCCCGGGATGCCGACTACATCCTTTGTTCATGGACACCGGTCCCGGGTCAGGTGATTGAGGCGGGTGAAAAGCTCAAGCTGATTCAGAAGTACGGGATCGGGGTAGACAAGATCGATATGAAGACCGCTGCCCAAAAGGGCATACCCGTCTGTATCTGTGCCGGCGTCAACGCCGTGGCGGTGGCAGAGACCGCTATCACCCTGATGCTGGCTGTCTACAAGCAGCTGTGTGTGGCCCACAACTCCCTTCGCGCGGGGCACTGGCTCAAGTGGGAGCTGCGCACCGCCTGTTACGAATTGTGGCAGAAGACAGTAGGGATCATCGGGGGAGGCAACATCGGCCGGGCTGTGGCCAAGCGGCTCAGCCACGGATTCGAATGCCGGGTCCTTTACTACGATGTCCTTAGGTTGCCGCAAGAAACGGAGACGGCCATGGGGATGATTTACGCATCCATGGAAGACCTCCTCCGGCAGGCCGACATCGTCTCGCTCCATATACCACTGCTCCCTGAGACCAGGGGACTGATCGGGGCGAAAGCATTCGCCCTGATAAAGCCCACGGCCGTTCTCATCAACACCGCCAGGGGAGGCGTGGTGGATGAGCCTGCGCTGATCGAGGCGCTTCAGAAGAAAACAATCGCCGGCGCGGGCCTTGATGTATTCGCCAAAGAGCCCCCCGATCCGGACAATCCCTTGCTCCGGATGGACAACGTAGTGGTAACTCCTCACAACGGCGGGGGCACGGTGGACACCGCGAAACGAATCGTTAGTCATGCGTTCGACAATATCATGCGAGTCGAGCGCGGAGAGCCCCTGCCCGAGGCGGATCGGGTGAGGAGCACCTGACGGAGTGGCGACGGACATGCCACCCCGGCAGGAAACAGGCTGGACGCGCGTGGCCGGGGCGAGGCGACTGCGCTGGCAACCTGGCTCGATAGGGCAAAGGAGGAAAACATGGCAAGTATGATCAATGCCGAAGCATTGGAAGTTCTAAAGAGTTTCAGCACAGGCATGGTCGGCGACGCGCTCCTCATGGCAGGCATCGAGGGGGGCATCCTGGGGATCCATCCCGTCAGAGGTTTTGAGGATGCCAAGATCGTCGGGCCGGCAACTACGGTGCTCTTCGGCCCACCCACACCAGACACGCCCAAGATGACAATGTACCGCGCTATACGGAGCTCCGCACCCGGCAGCGTCCTGGTGATCGACGGCAAGGGCCTCGGGAACCACTTCACAGGAGACAACCAGGGTGAGTGCGCCAAACGACGTGGAATCTTGGGCACTGTTGTCTATGGCGGCGCCCGGGATGTCGCGGGATACCGGCGGATGGGGATGCCGCTCTGGTGCATGGGCGCCGGCACCGCCGATAAGCCGCTGGGGTTCGGGATCGTGGGCCATAACGTTCCCATCGAGATCAGTGGGGTTCAGGTGAAGCCCGGGGACATCATCGTCGCCGACGAAGACGGCGTGATGGCAATCCCGCAGGAGAGCCTCAACACGGTCCTTGCCAACTTGAAAGTTATCACCGAGGTCGAGGAAGGCATGGAGAAGGCTATCCAGTGCGACGCCCCGGTCGAAGAGATGGAGGTGATCATCGGCAGGAAGAGGCGGAAGGCGTAGCCAGGCTTTATCACGCGCGTCTTCTAATAAATTGACCCTGAGCGGTGCTTCTTTACCCGCCTTAAAAGGCGGGGCTTGGCGCCGCCGAACGGGTCAACCCTGAGCCCTCGGCCGAAGCTCAGGCCAAGGGCAATCCTTGGCCTTCAGGCCGGAGAGCCGAAGGGTTGATTTGGTTTGATTCAATTAACCTTAAGAATGACTACCCCAAAGAAAGGAGATAGCTATGAGAAACATGAAGTCACAACTACCCAAGACCTTCGGAATAGTGCTCGCACTCTCTATGCTGCTCGCATTCACCATTGCCGTCGCATCGGCGCAGACCTATCCGACCAAGCCTGTGCGGCTCATCATTCCGTTTCCGCCCGGAGGGAGCAACGACATCGTCGGGCGACTGATCGCTACTCAGTTGACCGAGCGGTTGGGCAAGCAAGTGGTCGCGGAAAACCACGGCGGTGCAGGAGGCGTACTCGGCACCGAAATCGCGGCGAAGTCAGCGCCCGATGGTTACACGCTGCTCATCGTCTC
The genomic region above belongs to Candidatus Eisenbacteria bacterium and contains:
- a CDS encoding 2-oxoacid:acceptor oxidoreductase family protein yields the protein MIEVRFHGRGGQGAQVASKVLAVAFFHEGFYVQSFPAFGVERRGAPVMAFLRVDQQPIQLRINIYEPDHIIVLDPTLVKAVDVTSGLKPNGWILVNSSHSPETFHHLEGFRIATVDATSIAIRNGLGSRTNPIVNTAIMGAFSKVTGLVGIDSINLAIREEVPGKRDENARTAREAYEEVRF
- a CDS encoding GntR family transcriptional regulator codes for the protein MYDIPPSSKKPDASTTSIDHVVYAKTQSAKEPMPPRAEMESGIDSIDNLVGPRGTTDQVMGRIRDAIISGRISPGTWLREAQLATRLGVSRIPVREALARLEAEELVERVPYRGTRVLRLTVERVIESFMLRSLLEGFATKLATLHIRPEEITRLRSLVTQLEECARPGRHEDVAPLHREIHSIIYNRCGSAKLIRWINELYNQFPKNLRRTTRFEEPPKEYRRIVDAIEARDAELAGKLMSEHLENGRPAAVKHYTDTLLG
- a CDS encoding aldolase/citrate lyase family protein, which translates into the protein MRPNKVKRALMNGEVQIGTWVNVLRTPQIAQMLATAGFDFMYIDMEHSTLSIETVGDLCYAALAAGLVPIVRPPAKEHHLLSRPLDGGAMGLLIPHVDTREEAEAVIKAVRFPPLGERGVNLMGVHTDFGRANGDEYIKSTHAETLLLVQIESDRGIGNLDKILSVDGVDGAVIGRADLSTDLGLPGQTNHPEVVRRVEMMIAACQRHRKIPGLLVQDVASAKEWIAKGIRLVPYANEVSLLINAGARAVDEIRSFAKGNR
- a CDS encoding 2-hydroxyacid dehydrogenase; the encoded protein is MAKKPVVLCMDLLPSAMRELIVGQKPEGLDLVFVETSSQEEQVAKARDADYILCSWTPVPGQVIEAGEKLKLIQKYGIGVDKIDMKTAAQKGIPVCICAGVNAVAVAETAITLMLAVYKQLCVAHNSLRAGHWLKWELRTACYELWQKTVGIIGGGNIGRAVAKRLSHGFECRVLYYDVLRLPQETETAMGMIYASMEDLLRQADIVSLHIPLLPETRGLIGAKAFALIKPTAVLINTARGGVVDEPALIEALQKKTIAGAGLDVFAKEPPDPDNPLLRMDNVVVTPHNGGGTVDTAKRIVSHAFDNIMRVERGEPLPEADRVRST
- a CDS encoding RraA family protein, translated to MASMINAEALEVLKSFSTGMVGDALLMAGIEGGILGIHPVRGFEDAKIVGPATTVLFGPPTPDTPKMTMYRAIRSSAPGSVLVIDGKGLGNHFTGDNQGECAKRRGILGTVVYGGARDVAGYRRMGMPLWCMGAGTADKPLGFGIVGHNVPIEISGVQVKPGDIIVADEDGVMAIPQESLNTVLANLKVITEVEEGMEKAIQCDAPVEEMEVIIGRKRRKA